A genomic segment from Clostridia bacterium encodes:
- the trmFO gene encoding methylenetetrahydrofolate--tRNA-(uracil(54)-C(5))-methyltransferase (FADH(2)-oxidizing) TrmFO, producing MTVNVIGAGLAGCECAYQLAKRGIHVNLYEMKPDKSSPAHHLDSFAELVCSNSLRGAGIETAPGLLKEEMRKLDSLIIRAADQTAVPAGGALAVDRNGFSEAITDVIRNHENISVIPQEITDALPEGITVIATGPLTSDGLFEHIKTLTGNEEYLHFFDAAAPVVTAESLDFEKVFKASRYDKGEAAYLNCPMNKEEYEAFYKELISAECVTWKEFEKINVFEGCMPVEIMAGRGEQTLLFGPLKPVGLKDPRKDEEPYAVVQLRQDNKDATLYNLVGFQTHLKFGEQKRVFSMIPGLEHAEFVRYGVMHRNTYINSPMLLDDTYRMKSNPDIYFAGQITGVEGYIESAASGLTVGLYLSQLLLNGEVKKLPAESAIASLANYISDESITKFQPMNINFGIVPPLGYRVKGKKREKNTQIALRALDKMDEYVRMETV from the coding sequence ATGACGGTAAATGTCATAGGAGCCGGTCTTGCAGGCTGTGAATGTGCATATCAGCTCGCAAAACGAGGCATTCATGTAAATTTATATGAAATGAAGCCCGACAAATCTTCGCCGGCGCATCATTTAGATTCTTTCGCGGAGCTTGTATGCTCTAATTCGCTCCGTGGTGCCGGCATTGAAACCGCACCCGGGCTATTGAAAGAAGAAATGCGAAAGTTAGATTCGCTTATTATCCGTGCGGCAGATCAGACGGCTGTGCCTGCAGGCGGTGCGCTTGCGGTTGACCGCAACGGTTTTTCGGAAGCAATCACAGATGTGATTCGAAATCATGAGAACATATCCGTTATTCCGCAGGAAATAACAGATGCGCTTCCAGAGGGAATCACGGTTATTGCAACCGGACCTTTAACCTCCGACGGTTTGTTTGAACATATTAAAACTTTGACAGGCAACGAAGAATACTTACATTTCTTTGATGCGGCAGCACCTGTTGTAACCGCGGAATCGCTGGATTTTGAAAAAGTGTTTAAAGCATCCCGTTATGACAAAGGGGAAGCGGCTTACTTAAACTGCCCCATGAACAAAGAGGAATATGAGGCGTTTTATAAGGAACTGATTTCTGCTGAATGTGTGACCTGGAAAGAATTTGAAAAAATCAATGTGTTTGAAGGATGCATGCCGGTTGAAATTATGGCAGGCAGAGGAGAGCAGACACTCCTTTTCGGACCTTTGAAGCCCGTCGGCTTAAAAGATCCGAGAAAAGACGAAGAGCCATATGCTGTTGTACAGCTTCGTCAGGATAATAAGGATGCAACCCTTTATAATCTTGTAGGGTTTCAGACACATCTGAAATTTGGGGAGCAGAAACGGGTATTTTCTATGATTCCAGGGCTTGAACATGCGGAATTTGTGCGCTACGGTGTCATGCACCGTAACACCTATATCAATTCTCCAATGCTTCTGGACGATACCTATCGGATGAAATCCAATCCCGATATTTATTTTGCGGGACAGATTACAGGTGTGGAGGGCTATATTGAATCGGCGGCATCGGGACTTACGGTTGGTCTGTATCTATCCCAGTTGCTTTTAAACGGAGAGGTTAAAAAGCTTCCAGCTGAATCTGCGATTGCATCTCTTGCAAATTATATTTCGGATGAAAGTATAACAAAGTTTCAGCCCATGAATATTAATTTTGGTATTGTTCCGCCTCTTGGCTACCGTGTAAAAGGCAAGAAGCGGGAAAAGAATACGCAGATTGCGTTACGTGCTTTAGACAAAATGGACGAATATGTCAGAATGGAGACAGTATGA
- the typA gene encoding translational GTPase TypA: MTRNDLRNIAIIAHVDHGKTTLVDEMLKQSGTFRENQVVEERVMDSNDIERERGITILAKNTSIYYKDVKINVIDTPGHADFGGEVERVLKMVDGVVLLVDAAEGPMPQTRFVLEKALELGHKLIIVVNKIDRPDARLNEVGDEVLELLLELDATEEQLYSPIIYCSARQGTASISPNEEGENMIPLFETILGHIPAPEGDDEGELQLLVSSIDYNEYVGRIGVGRIERGVIKQNQEVVVCDWHDENKRYKGKVVNLYQIEGLVRESATEAKVGDVVCFSGLNEITIGETLCSVSNPEPLPFVQISEPTVEMTFNVNDSPFAGREGKFVTSRQLRDRLYRELLKDVSLRVADTESTDSFKVSGRGEMHLSILIENMRREGYEFSVGAPKVLMKEIDGVMCEPMERLLVDVPENCVGSVMEKMGTRKGELVTMAPMGSRMRLEFSIPSRGLFGYKNEFLTDTKGEGILNSVFSGYKPEKGEISGRTTGSLVAFETGEAVAYGIFNAQERGMMFVEPGMDVYEGMVVGVSPKAEDINVNVCKKKHVTNMRAAGSDEALRLVPPKKMSLEEAIEFIGSDELIEVTPLSIRVRKRILDNNLRAKSRNRGQ, translated from the coding sequence ATTACAAGAAACGATTTAAGAAACATTGCAATTATTGCACACGTTGACCATGGCAAAACCACCCTGGTGGACGAAATGTTAAAGCAAAGCGGTACATTCCGTGAAAATCAGGTTGTAGAAGAACGTGTTATGGACTCAAACGATATCGAGCGTGAGCGCGGTATTACGATTTTGGCAAAAAACACATCCATTTACTACAAGGATGTAAAAATTAACGTGATTGACACCCCGGGACACGCAGATTTCGGCGGTGAGGTTGAACGTGTCTTAAAAATGGTTGACGGGGTTGTTTTACTGGTGGATGCAGCGGAAGGTCCAATGCCACAGACACGTTTTGTGCTTGAAAAAGCACTTGAACTTGGTCACAAGCTGATTATTGTTGTAAACAAGATTGACAGACCTGATGCGCGCTTAAACGAAGTAGGCGATGAGGTTTTAGAATTACTGTTGGAGTTGGATGCGACAGAAGAACAGCTTTACAGCCCGATTATTTACTGTTCTGCAAGACAGGGTACGGCATCCATTTCCCCGAACGAAGAAGGGGAAAACATGATTCCACTTTTTGAAACCATTTTAGGACACATTCCTGCACCCGAAGGGGATGATGAAGGTGAATTACAGCTTCTTGTTTCGTCTATTGACTACAATGAATATGTAGGCAGAATCGGTGTTGGACGCATAGAACGCGGTGTGATTAAGCAAAATCAGGAAGTGGTTGTTTGTGACTGGCATGACGAGAACAAGCGTTATAAGGGTAAAGTTGTAAATCTTTATCAGATAGAAGGCTTAGTGCGTGAATCTGCTACCGAAGCAAAGGTTGGAGATGTTGTGTGTTTTTCCGGCTTGAACGAAATCACAATCGGCGAAACTCTGTGCTCGGTATCGAACCCTGAGCCGTTGCCTTTTGTGCAAATCAGTGAGCCTACGGTTGAAATGACCTTTAACGTTAACGACAGTCCCTTTGCCGGCAGAGAGGGCAAGTTTGTAACCTCCAGACAGTTAAGAGACAGACTCTACAGAGAGCTTTTAAAAGACGTTTCTTTACGCGTTGCAGATACCGAGTCTACCGACTCCTTTAAGGTTTCGGGACGTGGTGAAATGCATCTTTCTATCCTGATTGAAAACATGAGACGTGAGGGATACGAGTTTTCTGTTGGTGCGCCAAAAGTTTTGATGAAAGAAATTGACGGTGTAATGTGCGAACCGATGGAACGTCTTTTGGTGGATGTGCCCGAAAATTGCGTGGGTTCTGTTATGGAAAAGATGGGTACCCGTAAAGGCGAACTGGTAACCATGGCACCTATGGGTTCGAGAATGCGCCTTGAGTTTTCCATTCCGTCCAGAGGGTTATTCGGTTATAAAAACGAATTCTTGACCGATACCAAAGGTGAAGGTATATTAAATTCCGTATTCAGCGGTTATAAGCCTGAAAAGGGTGAAATTTCCGGCAGAACAACCGGTTCGCTGGTTGCTTTTGAAACCGGAGAAGCGGTGGCTTACGGCATTTTTAATGCACAGGAACGCGGTATGATGTTTGTAGAACCCGGTATGGATGTTTATGAAGGCATGGTGGTCGGCGTTTCCCCGAAAGCTGAAGATATCAATGTAAATGTTTGCAAGAAAAAGCATGTTACCAATATGCGTGCGGCAGGCTCTGATGAAGCTTTAAGACTGGTTCCGCCTAAAAAAATGAGTTTGGAAGAAGCGATTGAATTTATCGGTTCGGACGAGCTGATTGAGGTTACACCTTTAAGCATCAGAGTCAGAAAGAGAATTTTGGATAACAATCTGCGTGCAAAATCCAGAAACAGAGGACAATAA
- the cysE gene encoding serine O-acetyltransferase — protein sequence MFKQLKNDIRTIMDRDPAARSFWEVFFLYPGFKAIMRHRIAHKLYNSGHFFLAERYAKMTRKKYGIEIHPAAKIGNGVFIDHGMGIVIGETAVIGDNCTIYQGVTLGGTGKDKGKRHPTIGNNVLIGCGAKVLGPFTVGDNCKIAANAVVLQEVPPNCTCVGIPARIVRRNNEKVETNNFDHIHTPDPVSQELCKLLVRIEHLEKRLEEKEHENI from the coding sequence GTGTTTAAACAGCTAAAAAACGACATTCGTACGATCATGGATCGTGACCCTGCTGCAAGAAGCTTCTGGGAAGTGTTCTTTCTGTATCCGGGGTTTAAAGCCATTATGCGACATCGTATTGCACATAAATTATATAATAGCGGACACTTCTTTCTGGCTGAAAGGTATGCTAAAATGACCCGAAAAAAGTATGGCATTGAAATTCATCCGGCGGCAAAAATCGGCAATGGTGTTTTCATAGACCATGGTATGGGCATTGTAATCGGTGAAACCGCAGTTATCGGTGACAACTGTACCATTTACCAGGGCGTCACCTTGGGTGGTACGGGTAAGGATAAAGGTAAACGTCATCCCACCATTGGAAACAACGTCCTGATTGGTTGCGGTGCGAAGGTATTAGGTCCTTTTACGGTTGGTGACAATTGTAAGATTGCGGCAAATGCGGTTGTTTTGCAGGAGGTGCCGCCAAACTGTACATGCGTAGGTATTCCTGCAAGAATTGTGCGCCGTAATAACGAAAAGGTTGAGACAAATAACTTTGACCATATTCATACACCTGACCCTGTGTCTCAGGAGCTTTGTAAGCTTTTGGTCAGAATTGAGCATCTTGAAAAGCGATTGGAGGAAAAAGAACATGAAAATATTTAA
- a CDS encoding YitT family protein has product MQTVLFVLAGTAIMALGLDMFLIPQRIAIGGISGIATILENLFQIPSSVTVFVLNIPILVLAFLYLSRKTFWYTLFGTTMLSVFLQVFGFIAPVSDDKILCAIAGGLLVGVGLGMVFFKDGTTGGTDVVARLLQKKKSHMPIGTLVMLSDGVVILLSGILFKSFEQMIYACIALFVSAKLIDYITVGGDFAKQVTIISKFAPDISREILKKLERGVTGIRSIGTYSGKESLMLMTVVKKNQIAKVKEIVKKYDINAFVIVSSVSEVIGEGFNNKK; this is encoded by the coding sequence TTGCAAACAGTTTTATTTGTTTTAGCAGGTACGGCAATTATGGCGTTGGGATTAGATATGTTTTTAATCCCGCAAAGAATTGCCATCGGCGGTATCAGCGGTATCGCAACCATTCTGGAAAACTTATTTCAAATTCCGTCATCCGTAACCGTATTTGTGTTAAACATTCCCATCTTAGTACTTGCGTTTTTATATCTGTCAAGAAAAACATTTTGGTATACACTTTTTGGCACAACTATGTTGTCGGTTTTTCTGCAGGTTTTCGGGTTTATCGCTCCGGTTTCTGATGATAAGATTTTGTGTGCAATTGCCGGGGGCTTGCTGGTTGGCGTTGGACTTGGAATGGTGTTTTTCAAAGATGGCACAACCGGAGGCACCGATGTGGTTGCAAGGCTTTTACAAAAGAAGAAAAGTCATATGCCTATCGGAACACTTGTGATGCTGTCGGACGGCGTGGTTATTCTGCTTTCCGGTATACTGTTCAAAAGCTTTGAACAGATGATTTATGCATGCATCGCGCTGTTTGTTTCTGCAAAGCTTATTGACTATATTACGGTCGGCGGCGATTTTGCAAAGCAGGTTACAATCATCAGTAAATTTGCACCTGATATCTCCAGAGAAATTCTGAAAAAGCTTGAACGCGGTGTGACAGGAATCCGCAGTATCGGAACATATTCGGGCAAAGAATCCCTGATGCTGATGACAGTTGTAAAAAAGAATCAGATTGCAAAAGTAAAGGAAATTGTAAAAAAGTATGATATAAACGCCTTTGTGATTGTCTCAAGCGTCAGCGAGGTAATCGGTGAAGGCTTTAATAACAAAAAATAA
- a CDS encoding ribonuclease III — MEEGLIFDLSAEVTEDIRAYSPLTLAFIGDGVYELFVRTQIVKNTNAPANQLHKRCVHYVRAQGQCVAMDAILPLLTEAETDAFKRGRNAKINTKAKNASLAEYKKATGFEALIGYLYVTKQTERLELLMQKAFSAIE; from the coding sequence ATGGAAGAAGGCTTAATTTTTGACCTGAGCGCCGAGGTAACCGAGGATATCCGTGCGTATTCGCCTCTGACACTTGCGTTTATCGGTGACGGTGTGTATGAGCTTTTTGTACGTACACAGATTGTAAAGAACACAAATGCACCCGCAAACCAACTGCATAAGAGATGTGTACATTATGTTCGTGCGCAAGGGCAGTGTGTTGCAATGGATGCAATTCTTCCGCTTCTGACCGAAGCGGAAACAGATGCGTTTAAGCGCGGGCGGAATGCCAAAATAAACACCAAAGCAAAAAATGCTAGTCTTGCCGAGTACAAAAAAGCGACCGGTTTTGAAGCTTTGATTGGGTATCTTTATGTAACAAAACAAACAGAGCGTCTTGAATTGCTGATGCAGAAAGCTTTTTCAGCAATCGAATAA
- a CDS encoding transketolase, which translates to MDIQVKNRLNLTAYNIRKNAVSAVFHAGSGHPGGSLSIADIMAVLYFDEMRIDPQNPDWADRDRFVLSKGHCAPALYATLAERGYIPKEDLKTLRKTASYLEGHPDKKKIKGVDMSSGSLGQGISAANGMALAGKIDNKDYRVYTILGDGEIQEGQVWEAAMFAAHYKLDNLVAFVDHNGLQIDGPITEVMSPEPITNKFEAFGWHVISIDAHDVEAIKNALDEARTVKGKPTVIVANSTKGKGVSFMENNVSWHGAAPNAEQYAVAEAELDAKIKELEEICNG; encoded by the coding sequence ATGGACATTCAAGTGAAAAACAGATTGAATCTTACTGCTTATAATATTCGCAAAAATGCAGTAAGTGCCGTATTTCACGCAGGTTCCGGACATCCGGGAGGCTCTTTATCCATTGCGGATATAATGGCTGTTTTGTATTTTGACGAAATGAGAATCGATCCTCAAAACCCCGATTGGGCAGACAGAGACCGTTTTGTACTTTCAAAAGGTCATTGTGCGCCTGCACTTTATGCAACCCTGGCAGAACGGGGCTACATACCAAAAGAGGATTTAAAAACCTTGCGTAAAACTGCAAGCTATCTGGAAGGACACCCCGATAAGAAAAAAATCAAGGGCGTGGATATGTCTTCCGGCTCATTAGGACAAGGTATCAGTGCTGCAAACGGCATGGCACTTGCGGGTAAAATAGACAACAAAGACTACAGAGTTTATACCATTTTAGGTGACGGCGAAATTCAGGAAGGTCAGGTTTGGGAAGCGGCTATGTTTGCGGCACACTACAAGCTTGACAATCTTGTGGCTTTTGTTGATCATAACGGATTGCAGATTGACGGCCCGATTACCGAAGTTATGTCTCCCGAGCCGATTACCAATAAATTTGAAGCCTTCGGCTGGCATGTGATTTCGATTGATGCCCATGACGTGGAAGCAATCAAAAATGCTCTGGACGAAGCAAGAACCGTAAAGGGTAAGCCAACTGTGATTGTTGCAAACAGCACCAAAGGCAAAGGCGTATCTTTTATGGAAAATAATGTATCCTGGCACGGTGCAGCACCGAATGCGGAACAGTATGCGGTAGCAGAAGCAGAACTGGATGCAAAAATCAAGGAATTGGAGGAAATATGCAATGGCTGA
- the trmB gene encoding tRNA (guanosine(46)-N7)-methyltransferase TrmB produces MRMRRKKNRDSRFENCIEFVATEPLENKGKWKTLFGNNNPVHLEIGCGKGGFILELAKRNPDINYVAMEKCMDALILALEKAKRDELKNVIYICDDAEKLPDMFEKDEVERIYLNFSDPWKKARQAKRRLTHRRFLEKYRMILCENGEIHFKTDNRPLFDFSLEEFEDTGVKVSELTFDLHNSEYNEGNIMTEYEKTFSEKGFTINRCVCKF; encoded by the coding sequence ATGAGAATGAGAAGAAAAAAGAATCGGGATTCCCGGTTCGAAAATTGTATAGAATTTGTAGCGACTGAGCCTTTGGAAAATAAAGGAAAATGGAAAACGTTGTTTGGCAACAACAATCCTGTACACCTGGAAATCGGATGCGGTAAAGGCGGTTTTATTTTAGAGCTTGCAAAACGAAATCCCGACATCAATTATGTTGCTATGGAAAAATGCATGGACGCGTTGATTCTGGCATTAGAAAAAGCAAAACGCGATGAACTCAAAAACGTTATTTATATCTGTGATGATGCGGAAAAGCTTCCCGATATGTTTGAAAAGGATGAGGTAGAACGCATTTACTTGAATTTCAGCGACCCCTGGAAAAAAGCGCGTCAGGCAAAACGCCGGCTGACACACAGGCGGTTTCTGGAAAAGTATAGAATGATTCTCTGTGAGAATGGGGAAATTCATTTTAAAACCGATAACCGTCCGCTTTTCGACTTTTCTCTGGAAGAGTTTGAAGATACCGGTGTAAAGGTTTCTGAACTGACCTTTGACTTGCATAACAGCGAGTATAACGAGGGGAATATTATGACCGAATATGAAAAGACTTTTTCGGAAAAAGGTTTTACCATCAACCGATGCGTATGTAAATTTTAA
- the cysS gene encoding cysteine--tRNA ligase, with translation MKIFNTLSRSKEEFVPVKEGQVSMYVCGPTVYNYIHIGNARPMIVFDTVRRYFEYKGYDVKYVSNFTDVDDKIIKKAIEEGVDSSVISERYIEECKKDMAGMNVKEATVHPKATEEIDGMIEMIQTLIDKGFAYNANGTVYFKTRAFSEYGKLSKKNIDELQAGHREIQVTGEEGKEDYFDFVLWKPKKDGEPYWTSPWSDGRPGWHIECSVMSKKYLGEEIDIHAGGEDLIFPHHENEIAQSEAANGKLFAKYWLHNGFLNINNVKMSKSLGNFFTVREIAEQYDLQVLRFFMLSAHYRSPLNFSADLMAASKNGLERILNAVSRLKELKGSDGEAVLAKDADAFVEKFEQAMEDDFNTADAVSAIFELVKFANVNVSEASSNADIKYVLDKICTLCDVLGIITEQKTELLDADIEALIEERQNARKEKNFARADEIRNQLTEMGIILEDTKEGVKWKKA, from the coding sequence ATGAAAATATTTAATACATTATCCAGAAGCAAGGAAGAATTTGTTCCCGTAAAAGAAGGGCAGGTCAGCATGTATGTTTGCGGACCTACCGTTTACAACTACATCCATATCGGTAATGCGCGTCCCATGATTGTATTCGATACGGTTCGCCGTTATTTTGAATATAAGGGCTATGATGTGAAATATGTTTCCAACTTTACCGATGTAGACGATAAAATTATCAAAAAAGCAATTGAAGAGGGTGTGGATTCTTCTGTCATTTCCGAGCGTTATATTGAAGAGTGCAAAAAAGATATGGCGGGTATGAATGTAAAAGAAGCAACCGTGCACCCGAAAGCAACCGAAGAGATTGACGGTATGATCGAAATGATTCAGACCTTGATTGATAAAGGTTTTGCGTATAATGCAAACGGCACTGTATATTTTAAAACCCGTGCTTTTTCGGAATACGGTAAGCTTTCCAAGAAGAATATTGATGAATTGCAGGCAGGTCACAGAGAAATTCAGGTAACGGGCGAAGAGGGCAAAGAGGATTATTTTGATTTTGTACTATGGAAGCCCAAAAAGGACGGTGAACCGTACTGGACCTCTCCCTGGTCTGACGGCAGACCGGGTTGGCATATTGAATGCTCTGTTATGTCCAAAAAATATCTGGGTGAAGAAATTGACATCCATGCAGGTGGCGAAGATTTAATTTTTCCGCATCATGAAAATGAAATTGCACAGTCTGAAGCTGCAAACGGCAAGCTTTTTGCAAAATATTGGTTGCATAACGGCTTTTTGAACATCAACAATGTAAAAATGAGTAAATCGCTCGGCAACTTCTTTACCGTTCGCGAAATTGCGGAACAGTATGACTTGCAGGTGCTTCGCTTCTTTATGCTTTCGGCACACTACAGAAGCCCGCTGAATTTCAGCGCTGACCTGATGGCAGCATCCAAAAACGGCTTAGAACGTATTTTAAATGCGGTTAGTCGTCTGAAAGAATTAAAAGGCTCTGACGGTGAAGCAGTTCTTGCAAAAGATGCAGATGCATTTGTAGAAAAATTCGAGCAGGCGATGGAAGATGATTTCAATACAGCTGATGCTGTATCTGCTATTTTTGAGCTTGTTAAATTTGCAAACGTGAATGTTTCTGAAGCATCTTCCAATGCGGATATAAAATATGTTCTGGATAAAATCTGCACTTTGTGTGATGTTTTAGGTATCATTACCGAACAGAAAACAGAACTTTTGGATGCAGATATTGAAGCGTTGATTGAAGAGCGTCAGAACGCAAGAAAAGAAAAGAATTTTGCGCGTGCCGATGAAATCCGCAATCAGCTTACTGAAATGGGCATCATCTTAGAAGATACCAAAGAGGGCGTAAAATGGAAGAAGGCTTAA
- the topA gene encoding type I DNA topoisomerase, translating into MADYLVIVESPSKAGTIKKYLGKNYKVVASMGHLVDLPKSQLGIDIENNFEPKYITIRGKGDLMSKLKKDAKEVKKVYLATDPDREGEAISWHLANVLSLKPGEKNRITFNEITKNAVKEGLKNPREIDTQLVDAQQARRALDRIVGYQISPLLWKNVRKGLSAGRVQSVVTKMICDREAEINAFCPKEYWTLNAKLHKEKAKQVFEAKFVSTKKGKEEIGTEQEMQAILKHLEDKSYKVQTVKKGLKERKPAPPFITSTLQQEASRKLNFASRRTMRIAQSLYEGLEIKGKGTLGLITYMRTDSLRIATEAGMACKEYLKANYDAEYIPNYLPQYKTKKGAQDAHEAIRPTDVFITPESVKDALKPEQYKLYKLIWSRFVASQMTSAVYETTTADIEAGDCLFRANGSKIKFPGFTAIYEESGDEAKAKTGVLPSLEDGDELCLKELLPKQNFTAPPSRYTEATIIRAMEEYGIGRPSTYAPTISTILDRGYVKKDGKALVPTELGGIVNDMMAKNFEDIVDVDFTANMEKQLDEIEEGRKWTEVLRDFYDPFAEVLKKAEDSIEKVEIKDEETDIPCEKCGRMMVIKQGKFGKFLACPGFPSCRNTKSIAVELGIDCPKCGGKILIKKSGRGKKYFGCENNPTCDFMTWDEPTVQKCPKCDSMLLRNVFRGARKLKCANEQCDFVQKEEK; encoded by the coding sequence ATGGCAGATTATTTAGTGATTGTGGAATCCCCGTCCAAAGCGGGAACCATAAAAAAATACCTTGGGAAAAATTATAAGGTTGTTGCGTCTATGGGACATCTGGTGGACTTGCCAAAAAGTCAGCTGGGTATTGATATTGAAAACAACTTTGAGCCTAAATATATTACCATTCGCGGAAAAGGCGATTTGATGTCTAAACTGAAAAAAGATGCAAAAGAAGTTAAAAAAGTGTATCTTGCAACTGACCCTGACCGCGAAGGTGAAGCAATTTCCTGGCATCTGGCAAATGTGCTGTCTTTAAAGCCGGGAGAAAAGAACAGAATTACATTCAATGAAATTACCAAAAATGCGGTTAAAGAAGGTCTGAAGAATCCGCGGGAGATTGATACACAGCTTGTGGATGCACAGCAGGCAAGACGTGCCCTTGACCGTATTGTAGGTTATCAGATCAGCCCGTTGCTCTGGAAAAATGTGCGCAAAGGCTTAAGTGCCGGACGTGTACAGTCGGTTGTTACAAAAATGATTTGTGACAGAGAAGCTGAAATTAATGCTTTTTGTCCGAAAGAATACTGGACTCTTAATGCGAAACTGCACAAAGAAAAAGCAAAACAGGTTTTCGAGGCTAAGTTTGTAAGTACGAAAAAGGGAAAAGAAGAAATTGGTACCGAACAAGAGATGCAGGCAATTTTAAAGCATCTTGAAGATAAAAGTTATAAGGTGCAGACTGTTAAAAAAGGCTTAAAGGAAAGAAAACCGGCGCCGCCCTTTATTACAAGTACGCTCCAGCAGGAAGCGTCCAGAAAATTAAATTTTGCTTCCAGAAGAACCATGCGAATTGCCCAAAGCTTGTATGAAGGTCTTGAAATCAAAGGTAAAGGCACATTGGGTCTGATTACCTACATGCGTACCGATTCATTGCGTATTGCAACAGAAGCGGGTATGGCGTGTAAAGAATATTTGAAAGCAAACTATGATGCAGAATATATTCCGAATTATCTGCCTCAGTATAAAACAAAAAAAGGTGCACAGGATGCACATGAAGCAATCCGTCCGACAGATGTGTTTATTACACCTGAATCTGTTAAAGATGCATTAAAGCCTGAACAGTATAAGCTGTACAAACTGATCTGGTCCCGTTTTGTGGCAAGCCAGATGACAAGCGCGGTTTATGAAACAACAACCGCAGATATTGAAGCGGGCGATTGTCTGTTCCGTGCAAACGGTTCTAAAATCAAATTCCCCGGCTTTACAGCCATTTATGAAGAATCCGGTGACGAAGCAAAAGCGAAAACCGGTGTGTTGCCAAGCCTTGAAGATGGAGATGAGCTTTGCTTAAAAGAGCTTTTGCCCAAGCAGAATTTCACTGCTCCGCCTTCCAGATATACCGAAGCAACAATTATTCGTGCAATGGAAGAGTATGGTATCGGCAGACCTTCAACCTATGCACCGACCATTTCTACCATTTTAGACAGGGGTTATGTAAAAAAAGACGGCAAAGCCCTTGTGCCTACAGAGCTTGGCGGTATTGTTAATGATATGATGGCAAAGAATTTTGAAGATATTGTTGACGTTGATTTTACTGCAAACATGGAAAAACAACTGGATGAAATTGAAGAAGGCAGAAAATGGACAGAGGTTTTACGCGATTTCTACGATCCCTTTGCGGAGGTTCTGAAGAAGGCAGAAGATTCTATCGAAAAGGTTGAAATCAAAGACGAAGAAACGGATATTCCCTGCGAAAAATGTGGTCGGATGATGGTCATCAAACAGGGTAAATTCGGTAAATTCTTAGCTTGCCCGGGCTTCCCATCCTGCAGAAATACCAAGAGTATTGCGGTTGAACTGGGCATAGATTGTCCGAAGTGCGGCGGCAAGATTCTGATTAAAAAATCGGGACGCGGTAAGAAATATTTCGGTTGTGAAAACAATCCCACCTGTGATTTTATGACCTGGGATGAGCCTACCGTACAAAAATGTCCCAAATGCGACAGTATGCTTTTAAGAAACGTTTTCCGTGGCGCGAGAAAATTAAAATGCGCAAATGAACAGTGTGATTTTGTACAGAAAGAGGAGAAATAA